Genomic window (Streptomyces sp. SLBN-31):
GCTGTCTTCGGCGTCTGCGGGCGCGGCTCGAGGCACGGGGAGCGGTGTGAGGGCATGGACGACGACATGAACGGCATGGACGACATGGACGGCGAAGAGCCCCTCGACGGCGAGGACTTCGGCCTCGACCTGCTGGAGGAGGAGCTCCGCCGGGCCGCGGCCGTCCTCGACCCCGTCCCGGCCGAGCTGCGGCAGATGGCCGTGGAGGCGTTCGCCCTGCACGACCTCGAGGCGCGGCTCGCCGAGCTGACCTTCGACTCGGTGGTCGACGCCATCCCTGTCCGGGGAGCCGCCGACCCGCCGCGGATGCTGACGTTCCACGCGGGCGGCGTGACCGTCGACGTGGAACTGACCGCGCACGGGCTGATGGGCCAGGTGCTGCCCCCGCAGTCGGCCCGGATCGAGGTGCTGACCGGCCCGCACCCGGGCGCCCCGCTGACGACCGACGAGATGGGACGCTTCACCCACGACCGGCCCCCTGCCGGCCCCTTCGCCCTGCGGCTGCGGACCGGCGAGGGAGTGCTCGTCACCGACTGGCTGACGGTGTGACCAGGGGCTCCGCCGGCCGGCCCGAGGTCAGCCGGCGGGGCCGGTGACGGCGTCGACGAGGGTCGCCAGCGCCGCCGCCAGCCGGCCGAGCCCCGGTCCGGCGGGGCCGCCCGGTTCGGTCATGTAGGTGTCCCGCCGGATCTCCACCATCAGCGCGCCGACCCGCGCGTCCGCGCCGTGGAACCGAAGCGGCACGTACGTCCCGGCGAACGGGCTGTCCAGTCCGGTCTCCCCGCAGGACGCGAACGCCTCCCGTGCCGCCCGCAGCAGTGCCGGTGGCGTGTGGAAGGAGTCGGTGCCCAGGCAAACCGGCGGACGCGGGCCTTCGCCGTGCAGTTCGTAGGGCAGGGCCGCGGTCGGGTAGGAGTGCACGTCGACGATCACGGCGCGCCCCGTCGCGGCGAGCCGGTCGGCCACCGCGTCCGTCATGGCCCGCGCGTACGGCCGGAAGTACCGCTCGATCAGCGGATTCGGGTCGGTGTCCGCGGGCCGCAGCGCCTGACCATGCGTCGTCCGCGTGTACACCGCGCCCATCCCGACGGCGAGCATCTCCTCCCGCTCGTCGGGGAACCGCTCGGGGTCGACGACCAGGCGCGACAACCGGTTGACGAACCGCCACGGCGTGACGCCGGCCGAGCGCGCCGCCGCCTCGGCGAGCTCGGCCGTGTGGGCGTCGGTGATGTGGTCCAGCTCCCGTTCCAGCGCCGCCTCGTCCAGCACGATGCCCGTACGCACCTCGGCGGGGATCCTCCGCGCCGAGTGCG
Coding sequences:
- a CDS encoding N-formylglutamate amidohydrolase, whose amino-acid sequence is MPHADAPSFELLPGAPGSPVILHVPHSARRIPAEVRTGIVLDEAALERELDHITDAHTAELAEAAARSAGVTPWRFVNRLSRLVVDPERFPDEREEMLAVGMGAVYTRTTHGQALRPADTDPNPLIERYFRPYARAMTDAVADRLAATGRAVIVDVHSYPTAALPYELHGEGPRPPVCLGTDSFHTPPALLRAAREAFASCGETGLDSPFAGTYVPLRFHGADARVGALMVEIRRDTYMTEPGGPAGPGLGRLAAALATLVDAVTGPAG